CATCTGCTCGCTGCTGAACAGCTCCGCGCGCAATGGCGCCTCAGCATCGGCGATCACTCCCCTCCGGGTAAGCAACCCTGAAAAGACCGCAAGCCAAGCACCGTGACCACCATCGATAATGCGCTTCAGCAGTGGCCACGGGAAAGGCATCGATTACTTGAGACGCATGTCGTTCTTGACCGACTGCACGCCCTTGACCCCACGGGCCAGTCCGACTGCAGTGTTGATGTCGGCCTGCGAATTGACGAAGCCACTGAGCTGGACTACGCCCTTGAAGGTCTCGACGTTGATCTCGGCCGACTTGAGGCTGGGATGCTCAAAGATTGCAGCCTTCACCTTGGCGGTAATGACGCTGTCGTCGACATACTCGC
This genomic stretch from Thauera sp. GDN1 harbors:
- a CDS encoding BON domain-containing protein, whose amino-acid sequence is MKQFGKYLSALFLSFTLITAVGCASTSKQEGMGEYVDDSVITAKVKAAIFEHPSLKSAEINVETFKGVVQLSGFVNSQADINTAVGLARGVKGVQSVKNDMRLK